One genomic segment of Esox lucius isolate fEsoLuc1 chromosome 15, fEsoLuc1.pri, whole genome shotgun sequence includes these proteins:
- the LOC105006684 gene encoding solute carrier family 2, facilitated glucose transporter member 1 isoform X2 — MSSTESPMTATLLTSILVAVFGSLQIGYHTGNVNAPARIIEEFFNHTWHSRHNQSMPDHSLTFLWSLSVSIKDFGALLGSLGVKCMADSFGRRDSILIVNALSVVGTCLMFSSKACGSFEMLIVGRLVFGLFCGLVMSLNPLYIQEVSPTNLRGAFATLNQVFFATGILLGMIVGIETVLGTEELWAIMLSLSLIPALLQYLALPFCPESPRYLLINRDQESKAAKALRRLRGSKNKVYTELEEMKEEAAHTQSALTVREFFTKRSYRQPIMIVLIVNLGSQLSGFNAIINYSTKMFDKSNFDEAKYLTLGVGAVNVTFTLVAFLLMEKAGRRRLLLTGFMCLAVCNLSMTVIDSVLFLVPELRSLQVLGVFFLISAYEVGPGPISWFIAAELFDQPARPIAMAFTSMLNWGGKFLLALLFPPLLKLCGAYVYLLFMIMALIAFSYTWRRLPETKGRTFDDIAAEFRSSEGIPLHNKTDFNTFT; from the exons ATGTCTTCCACTGAG AGCCCGATGACAGCCACACTTCTGACCTCCATCCTGGTGGCTGTGTTTGGCTCGCTCCAGATTGGCTACCACACCGGTAACGTCAATGCCCCGGCCAGA ATTATCGAGGAGTTCTTCAACCACACCTGGCATTCCAGGCACAATCAGTCGATGCCTGATCACAGCCTGACCTTCCTGTGGTCCCTCTCCGTCAGCATTAAGGACTTTGGAGCCCTGCTGGGGTCACTAGGGGTCAAGTGTATGGCCGACTCCTTCGGCAG GCGTGACTCCATCCTCATAGTGAATGCCCTGTCGGTGGTGGGAACGTGTCTGATGTTTTCCTCAAAAGCCTGCGGGTCGTTTGAGATGCTAATCGTTGGCCGGCTGGTGTTCGGTCTGTTCTGTGGCTTAGTGATGAGTCTCAACCCTTTGTACATCCAGGAAGTCTCTCCCACCAACCTCAGAGGGGCCTTCGCGACCCTGAACCAGGTGTTCTTCGCCACAGGCATACTCCTGGGAATG ATTGTGGGCATTGAGACAGTGCTGGGGACAGAGGAGCTGTGGGCCATaatgctgtccctgtctttgaTACCTGCCCTGCTGCAATACCTGGCCCTCCCCTTCTGCCCTGAGAGCCCCAGATATCTGCTCATCAACAGAGACCAGGAGTCTAAGGCAGCGAAGG CCCTGAGGCGTCTGAGGGGCTCAAAGAACAAGGTGTACACCGAGctggaggagatgaaggaggAGGCGGCTCACACCCAATCAGCTCTGACCGTCAGGGAGTTCTTCACGAAACGCTCCTACCGACAGCCAATCATGATCGTTCTCATTGTCAACCTAGGATCACAGCTGTCCGGGTTCAACGCG ATCATAAATTATTCCACCAAGATGTTTGACAAGTCTAACTTTGATGAAGCCAAGTACCTGACACTGGGTGTGGGGGCTGTGAATGTGACTTTCACTCTGGTAGCG TTTTTGCTAATGGAAAAGGCTGGCCGCAGGAGGCTGCTGTTGACTGGCTTCATGTGTCTAGCTGTGTGCAACCTCTCcatgactgtcatagactcagTCCTG TTCCTCGTCCCAGAGCTGCGTAGCCTACAGGTGCTGGGAGTGTTCTTCCTGATTTCGGCCTATGAGGTGGGACCAGGCCCTATTTCCTGGTTCATTGCTGCAGAGCTGTTTGATCAGCCTGCCAGGCCCATTGCTATGGCCTTCACCAGCATGCTCAACTGGGGAGGAAAGTTCCTGCTGGCCCTGCTCTTCCCACCCCTACTG AAACTATGTGGTGCCTATGTGTATCTTCTCTTCATGATCATGGCATTGATTGCCTTCTCCTACACCTGGCGACGCCTCCCAGAGACTAAGGGACGTACCTTCGATGACATCGCAGCTGAGTTCCGCTCCTCCGAGGGCATCCCACTACACAATAAGACTGATTTCAACACCTTCACCTGA
- the LOC105006684 gene encoding solute carrier family 2, facilitated glucose transporter member 1 isoform X1 → MCVFFLNPRDQSPMTATLLTSILVAVFGSLQIGYHTGNVNAPARIIEEFFNHTWHSRHNQSMPDHSLTFLWSLSVSIKDFGALLGSLGVKCMADSFGRRDSILIVNALSVVGTCLMFSSKACGSFEMLIVGRLVFGLFCGLVMSLNPLYIQEVSPTNLRGAFATLNQVFFATGILLGMIVGIETVLGTEELWAIMLSLSLIPALLQYLALPFCPESPRYLLINRDQESKAAKALRRLRGSKNKVYTELEEMKEEAAHTQSALTVREFFTKRSYRQPIMIVLIVNLGSQLSGFNAIINYSTKMFDKSNFDEAKYLTLGVGAVNVTFTLVAFLLMEKAGRRRLLLTGFMCLAVCNLSMTVIDSVLFLVPELRSLQVLGVFFLISAYEVGPGPISWFIAAELFDQPARPIAMAFTSMLNWGGKFLLALLFPPLLKLCGAYVYLLFMIMALIAFSYTWRRLPETKGRTFDDIAAEFRSSEGIPLHNKTDFNTFT, encoded by the exons atgtgtgttttcttcCTGAACCCCCGGGACCAGAGCCCGATGACAGCCACACTTCTGACCTCCATCCTGGTGGCTGTGTTTGGCTCGCTCCAGATTGGCTACCACACCGGTAACGTCAATGCCCCGGCCAGA ATTATCGAGGAGTTCTTCAACCACACCTGGCATTCCAGGCACAATCAGTCGATGCCTGATCACAGCCTGACCTTCCTGTGGTCCCTCTCCGTCAGCATTAAGGACTTTGGAGCCCTGCTGGGGTCACTAGGGGTCAAGTGTATGGCCGACTCCTTCGGCAG GCGTGACTCCATCCTCATAGTGAATGCCCTGTCGGTGGTGGGAACGTGTCTGATGTTTTCCTCAAAAGCCTGCGGGTCGTTTGAGATGCTAATCGTTGGCCGGCTGGTGTTCGGTCTGTTCTGTGGCTTAGTGATGAGTCTCAACCCTTTGTACATCCAGGAAGTCTCTCCCACCAACCTCAGAGGGGCCTTCGCGACCCTGAACCAGGTGTTCTTCGCCACAGGCATACTCCTGGGAATG ATTGTGGGCATTGAGACAGTGCTGGGGACAGAGGAGCTGTGGGCCATaatgctgtccctgtctttgaTACCTGCCCTGCTGCAATACCTGGCCCTCCCCTTCTGCCCTGAGAGCCCCAGATATCTGCTCATCAACAGAGACCAGGAGTCTAAGGCAGCGAAGG CCCTGAGGCGTCTGAGGGGCTCAAAGAACAAGGTGTACACCGAGctggaggagatgaaggaggAGGCGGCTCACACCCAATCAGCTCTGACCGTCAGGGAGTTCTTCACGAAACGCTCCTACCGACAGCCAATCATGATCGTTCTCATTGTCAACCTAGGATCACAGCTGTCCGGGTTCAACGCG ATCATAAATTATTCCACCAAGATGTTTGACAAGTCTAACTTTGATGAAGCCAAGTACCTGACACTGGGTGTGGGGGCTGTGAATGTGACTTTCACTCTGGTAGCG TTTTTGCTAATGGAAAAGGCTGGCCGCAGGAGGCTGCTGTTGACTGGCTTCATGTGTCTAGCTGTGTGCAACCTCTCcatgactgtcatagactcagTCCTG TTCCTCGTCCCAGAGCTGCGTAGCCTACAGGTGCTGGGAGTGTTCTTCCTGATTTCGGCCTATGAGGTGGGACCAGGCCCTATTTCCTGGTTCATTGCTGCAGAGCTGTTTGATCAGCCTGCCAGGCCCATTGCTATGGCCTTCACCAGCATGCTCAACTGGGGAGGAAAGTTCCTGCTGGCCCTGCTCTTCCCACCCCTACTG AAACTATGTGGTGCCTATGTGTATCTTCTCTTCATGATCATGGCATTGATTGCCTTCTCCTACACCTGGCGACGCCTCCCAGAGACTAAGGGACGTACCTTCGATGACATCGCAGCTGAGTTCCGCTCCTCCGAGGGCATCCCACTACACAATAAGACTGATTTCAACACCTTCACCTGA
- the LOC105006684 gene encoding solute carrier family 2, facilitated glucose transporter member 1 isoform X3 produces MCVFFLNPRDQSPMTATLLTSILVAVFGSLQIGYHTGNVNAPARIIEEFFNHTWHSRHNQSMPDHSLTFLWSLSVSIKDFGALLGSLGVKCMADSFGRRDSILIVNALSVVGTCLMFSSKACGSFEMLIVGRLVFGLFCGLVMSLNPLYIQEVSPTNLRGAFATLNQVFFATGILLGMIVGIETVLGTEELWAIMLSLSLIPALLQYLALPFCPESPRYLLINRDQESKAAKALRRLRGSKNKVYTELEEMKEEAAHTQSALTVREFFTKRSYRQPIMIVLIVNLGSQLSGFNAIINYSTKMFDKSNFDEAKYLTLGVGAVNVTFTLVAFLLMEKAGRRRLLLTGFMCLAVCNLSMTVIDSVLFLVPELRSLQVLGVFFLISAYEVGPGPISWFIAAELFDQPARPIAMAFTSMLNWGGKFLLALLFPPLLEPERERRKWATSGVLVHHSVYQGEVLLSNTRGQLSFA; encoded by the exons atgtgtgttttcttcCTGAACCCCCGGGACCAGAGCCCGATGACAGCCACACTTCTGACCTCCATCCTGGTGGCTGTGTTTGGCTCGCTCCAGATTGGCTACCACACCGGTAACGTCAATGCCCCGGCCAGA ATTATCGAGGAGTTCTTCAACCACACCTGGCATTCCAGGCACAATCAGTCGATGCCTGATCACAGCCTGACCTTCCTGTGGTCCCTCTCCGTCAGCATTAAGGACTTTGGAGCCCTGCTGGGGTCACTAGGGGTCAAGTGTATGGCCGACTCCTTCGGCAG GCGTGACTCCATCCTCATAGTGAATGCCCTGTCGGTGGTGGGAACGTGTCTGATGTTTTCCTCAAAAGCCTGCGGGTCGTTTGAGATGCTAATCGTTGGCCGGCTGGTGTTCGGTCTGTTCTGTGGCTTAGTGATGAGTCTCAACCCTTTGTACATCCAGGAAGTCTCTCCCACCAACCTCAGAGGGGCCTTCGCGACCCTGAACCAGGTGTTCTTCGCCACAGGCATACTCCTGGGAATG ATTGTGGGCATTGAGACAGTGCTGGGGACAGAGGAGCTGTGGGCCATaatgctgtccctgtctttgaTACCTGCCCTGCTGCAATACCTGGCCCTCCCCTTCTGCCCTGAGAGCCCCAGATATCTGCTCATCAACAGAGACCAGGAGTCTAAGGCAGCGAAGG CCCTGAGGCGTCTGAGGGGCTCAAAGAACAAGGTGTACACCGAGctggaggagatgaaggaggAGGCGGCTCACACCCAATCAGCTCTGACCGTCAGGGAGTTCTTCACGAAACGCTCCTACCGACAGCCAATCATGATCGTTCTCATTGTCAACCTAGGATCACAGCTGTCCGGGTTCAACGCG ATCATAAATTATTCCACCAAGATGTTTGACAAGTCTAACTTTGATGAAGCCAAGTACCTGACACTGGGTGTGGGGGCTGTGAATGTGACTTTCACTCTGGTAGCG TTTTTGCTAATGGAAAAGGCTGGCCGCAGGAGGCTGCTGTTGACTGGCTTCATGTGTCTAGCTGTGTGCAACCTCTCcatgactgtcatagactcagTCCTG TTCCTCGTCCCAGAGCTGCGTAGCCTACAGGTGCTGGGAGTGTTCTTCCTGATTTCGGCCTATGAGGTGGGACCAGGCCCTATTTCCTGGTTCATTGCTGCAGAGCTGTTTGATCAGCCTGCCAGGCCCATTGCTATGGCCTTCACCAGCATGCTCAACTGGGGAGGAAAGTTCCTGCTGGCCCTGCTCTTCCCACCCCTACTG